A single region of the Gephyromycinifex aptenodytis genome encodes:
- the rpsT gene encoding 30S ribosomal protein S20 produces MANIKSQIKRIKTNAKRTERNRAYKSELRTWNRKFREAAAAGDKEAAEAALRQAGRRLDKAAGKGVIHKNQAANKKAAMAKVFNQL; encoded by the coding sequence ATGGCGAATATCAAGTCGCAGATCAAGCGCATCAAGACCAACGCCAAGCGCACCGAGCGCAACCGGGCGTACAAGTCTGAGCTGCGTACGTGGAACCGTAAGTTCCGCGAAGCTGCTGCTGCTGGCGACAAAGAGGCTGCCGAGGCTGCCCTGCGTCAGGCCGGCCGCCGGCTCGACAAGGCCGCTGGCAAGGGCGTTATCCACAAGAACCAGGCCGCCAACAAGAAGGCTGCCATGGCGAAGGTGTTCAACCAGCTCTGA
- the holA gene encoding DNA polymerase III subunit delta gives MTSAPPASGVPPLVLISGPEAVIAERALESTLDALRCTQSDLEVVRLYGAAYEPGQVGMQSAPSLFGGAKALVVSDVDEAGEDLQSDLLGFLKSPVEDVTLVALHKGGNRGKKVLEAMKKSGARVIEAPAIKSDKDKTDFATHEFRRAGRKATAGAVRSLIEAVGRDVRELASACKQLIDDTTGVIDEDTVHRYHGGRVDATGFRVADAAVAGNSAEALRLLRHALASGVDPVPIVAVLAVQLRQLIKVAGAGRGPTGQLAKGLGMAPWQIERARRSLQGWDVEALGAAIQAVAAADFAVKGGGRDPVYAVEHAVWTICELRRQR, from the coding sequence GTGACCTCTGCCCCGCCCGCCTCAGGTGTGCCGCCGCTGGTACTCATCAGCGGCCCGGAAGCCGTCATCGCCGAACGGGCGCTGGAATCCACGCTGGACGCACTGCGCTGCACCCAGTCAGACCTGGAGGTGGTCCGCCTCTACGGCGCCGCCTACGAACCAGGCCAGGTCGGGATGCAGAGCGCGCCGTCTCTGTTCGGTGGTGCCAAGGCGCTCGTGGTCAGCGACGTCGACGAGGCGGGGGAGGACCTGCAGTCCGACCTGCTGGGCTTCCTGAAGTCCCCGGTCGAGGACGTGACCCTGGTCGCGCTGCACAAAGGTGGCAACCGCGGCAAGAAGGTGTTGGAGGCCATGAAGAAGTCGGGGGCGCGCGTCATCGAAGCCCCTGCGATCAAATCCGATAAGGACAAGACCGACTTCGCCACCCACGAGTTCCGCCGGGCCGGGCGCAAGGCCACTGCGGGTGCGGTGCGCTCCTTGATCGAGGCCGTCGGTCGGGACGTACGCGAACTGGCATCGGCCTGCAAACAACTCATCGACGACACCACCGGGGTCATCGACGAGGACACCGTGCACCGCTACCACGGGGGACGGGTCGACGCCACGGGTTTTCGGGTCGCCGACGCGGCCGTGGCGGGCAACAGCGCCGAAGCGTTGCGGCTGCTGCGCCACGCGCTGGCCTCCGGGGTCGACCCGGTGCCGATCGTTGCGGTTCTGGCCGTGCAACTGCGCCAGCTGATCAAGGTGGCCGGGGCCGGTCGTGGCCCCACCGGACAGCTGGCCAAAGGGCTGGGAATGGCGCCGTGGCAGATCGAGCGAGCTCGCCGGTCGCTGCAGGGCTGGGATGTCGAGGCTCTCGGCGCTGCCATCCAGGCGGTTGCCGCCGCCGACTTCGCCGTCAAAGGTGGCGGTCGCGATCCGGTCTATGCCGTGGAACATGCGGTGTGGACCATCTGCGAGCTACGTCGGCAGCGCTGA
- a CDS encoding ATP-dependent DNA helicase translates to MLRAAVAAVGGSERPGQVQMALAVQDAVAAEEHLLVQAGTGTGKSLAYLVPAVAHAVATSKPAVVATATLALQAQIVDRDMPRLAGALAPLLGRRPTYALVKGRRNYLCKHKLDGGFPDDEGALFASSGLFTVGAEPEEAPSSALGAEVVRLRQWAQESDSGDRDELVPGVTERAWRQVSVSAKECLGSRCPMVSECFVETSRAAAKDVDVVVTNHSFMAIDAFEGRSMLPEHDLLVIDEAHELVDRVTATVTDELTPGAVSAAARRAARLADTDDLGATAEVLSEALAPLPEGRLSCLPESLAAALSRVRESARGVQSGLKPESGQAKAADSADGARALARAAVDELVDVVDRLLEERELDVAWVTQNPNRGPALRVAPMSVAMDLREKLFSERTVVLTSATIELGGSFDAVAGTMGLRGAGAPPWTCLDVGSPFDYPRQGIAYVAAHLPPPGREGPHPDMLQELEDLIRAAGGRTLGLFSSMRAAQNAAEQMRARLGQEFPILCQGEDQISTLVRDFAADAKTCLFGTLTLWQGVDVPGPACQLVVIDRIPFPRPDDPLASARTQAIARRGGNGFMAVSVTHAALRLAQGAGRLIRRSDDKGVVAFLDSRMISARYAGFLQRSLPPFWPTTNTQRVLESLRRLDAGAAPVVPHLKPAPRGVGAVLEQDPAKLEAGETEHPPAPKVSEAIATGAPTAPRERTAVTGGHAWTREEDEELKDGIELGLSPQELSEHLELAVGLVETRLRLLGL, encoded by the coding sequence ATGTTGCGCGCCGCTGTAGCCGCAGTGGGCGGCAGCGAACGCCCCGGCCAGGTCCAGATGGCGCTCGCGGTCCAGGACGCGGTAGCTGCCGAGGAACACCTGCTCGTGCAAGCTGGGACGGGTACCGGCAAGTCGCTGGCCTACCTCGTCCCGGCGGTCGCGCACGCCGTCGCCACCTCGAAACCGGCAGTAGTGGCCACCGCGACGTTGGCACTACAGGCCCAGATCGTCGACCGAGACATGCCGCGCCTGGCTGGCGCGCTGGCGCCACTGCTCGGCCGCCGCCCCACGTACGCCCTGGTCAAGGGGCGGCGGAACTACCTGTGCAAGCACAAACTGGACGGGGGTTTCCCCGATGATGAGGGCGCGCTGTTCGCATCCTCGGGTCTGTTCACCGTCGGCGCCGAGCCCGAGGAAGCGCCGAGCTCGGCCTTGGGTGCCGAAGTGGTGCGGCTGCGGCAGTGGGCGCAGGAGAGCGACTCCGGGGATCGCGACGAACTGGTCCCCGGTGTCACTGAACGGGCCTGGCGCCAGGTGTCGGTCTCGGCTAAGGAATGTCTCGGTTCGCGCTGCCCGATGGTCTCGGAATGTTTCGTGGAGACTTCCCGGGCTGCCGCCAAAGACGTCGACGTCGTCGTCACCAACCACAGCTTCATGGCGATCGACGCATTCGAGGGTCGATCAATGCTGCCCGAGCACGACCTGCTGGTCATCGATGAGGCCCATGAACTGGTCGACCGGGTCACCGCCACGGTCACCGACGAGTTGACTCCCGGCGCGGTGAGCGCCGCCGCACGCCGCGCGGCGCGACTGGCCGATACCGACGATCTGGGCGCGACCGCCGAGGTGCTCTCCGAAGCCCTGGCGCCGCTACCCGAAGGCCGTCTCAGCTGTCTGCCGGAGTCGCTGGCCGCAGCGCTGAGCCGGGTCCGCGAGTCGGCCCGAGGGGTGCAGAGCGGCTTGAAACCGGAGTCGGGACAGGCCAAGGCCGCTGATTCGGCCGATGGCGCCCGGGCGTTGGCCCGGGCAGCGGTGGATGAACTCGTCGATGTCGTGGACCGCTTGCTCGAAGAACGCGAGCTGGACGTGGCCTGGGTGACACAGAACCCCAACCGCGGCCCTGCGCTGCGGGTCGCCCCGATGAGTGTGGCGATGGATCTGCGCGAAAAGCTGTTCTCGGAACGCACCGTCGTGCTGACCTCGGCGACGATCGAACTGGGCGGCAGCTTCGATGCGGTGGCCGGCACGATGGGACTACGCGGAGCCGGAGCCCCGCCCTGGACCTGCCTGGATGTGGGTAGCCCCTTTGACTACCCGCGCCAGGGCATCGCCTACGTGGCCGCACACCTGCCGCCCCCGGGGCGTGAAGGACCGCACCCGGACATGCTCCAGGAGTTAGAGGACCTCATCCGCGCCGCCGGTGGGCGCACCCTGGGCCTGTTCTCCTCCATGCGCGCCGCGCAGAACGCCGCCGAGCAGATGCGGGCCCGGTTGGGCCAGGAGTTCCCGATCCTGTGCCAAGGTGAGGATCAGATCAGCACATTGGTGCGAGATTTCGCTGCCGACGCGAAAACCTGCCTGTTCGGGACCTTGACGCTGTGGCAAGGCGTGGACGTGCCAGGCCCGGCCTGCCAACTCGTCGTCATCGACCGGATCCCGTTCCCGCGACCGGATGACCCGCTCGCCTCGGCCCGCACACAGGCCATCGCCCGCCGGGGTGGCAATGGCTTCATGGCCGTCTCGGTGACGCACGCAGCGCTGCGGCTTGCCCAGGGAGCGGGGCGCCTCATTCGCCGCAGCGACGACAAAGGGGTGGTCGCCTTCTTGGACTCCCGGATGATCAGCGCCCGCTATGCCGGCTTCCTGCAGCGCTCGCTACCGCCGTTCTGGCCGACCACGAACACTCAACGGGTGCTGGAGTCGCTGCGTCGCCTGGACGCGGGCGCCGCGCCCGTGGTTCCACATCTCAAACCGGCGCCGCGCGGGGTGGGAGCAGTCCTGGAACAGGACCCGGCGAAGCTGGAGGCGGGGGAGACCGAACACCCTCCTGCGCCCAAGGTCAGTGAGGCCATCGCCACCGGTGCCCCGACCGCGCCCCGGGAACGGACCGCGGTGACCGGCGGGCACGCCTGGACCCGCGAGGAGGATGAAGAACTCAAGGACGGCATCGAACTGGGGTTGAGCCCCCAAGAGTTGTCCGAACATCTCGAGCTCGCCGTGGGGTTGGTGGAAACTCGCTTGCGTCTGCTCGGGTTGTGA
- a CDS encoding GNAT family N-acetyltransferase has translation MSGNRPWPCVVETERLRLRPPQMQDAAFHHAVHSDARLFSVPGARRSTGAESLAEFTGWLRSWERDGICYWLVEDRHTGAQLGFAGVRRESTGLNLYYRLSYGAHGYGFGAEAAKATLAWACEWLPEPAVHGVIRFDNTASIRSAEAAGLVCTEPRDALDPDGSAASGSRYGRWVSPTLVPISPEQAGEPGLAEEIVSLLRDHPAASSPGGTSPAVRRMLLALAREESVLLTLRAHDGQLIGCGWAVVGIGTHAHTATVSHLCVRTPGRGHGRMLLAGLHGLLRREHPQVELVAAETQGDPRAEGLLSALGYREVGRLPGFVKVPTKEPADQVIFLRALTPSAFTGSG, from the coding sequence ATGAGCGGGAACCGCCCATGGCCCTGCGTCGTGGAGACCGAGCGGCTACGGCTGCGTCCTCCGCAGATGCAGGACGCAGCCTTTCACCACGCGGTTCATTCGGATGCGCGGTTGTTCTCGGTGCCCGGAGCGCGGCGAAGCACCGGTGCCGAGTCTCTTGCCGAGTTCACCGGGTGGCTTCGCAGCTGGGAGCGCGACGGCATCTGCTATTGGCTCGTGGAGGACCGGCACACGGGGGCGCAGCTGGGGTTCGCGGGGGTGCGCCGCGAAAGCACGGGGCTCAACCTGTATTACCGGCTCTCCTACGGTGCCCACGGTTACGGATTCGGCGCCGAGGCCGCCAAAGCCACCCTGGCCTGGGCCTGCGAATGGCTGCCGGAACCCGCCGTGCACGGGGTCATCCGATTCGACAACACCGCCTCGATCCGCTCGGCCGAAGCTGCCGGCCTGGTCTGCACCGAACCCCGCGACGCGCTGGACCCGGACGGGTCGGCCGCCTCCGGATCACGTTATGGCCGGTGGGTCTCACCCACCCTGGTCCCGATCAGCCCCGAGCAGGCTGGCGAGCCTGGGCTGGCGGAAGAAATCGTGTCGCTGCTGCGTGATCACCCCGCAGCGTCCTCACCCGGCGGGACCTCACCGGCCGTGCGCCGGATGCTGCTCGCGCTGGCGCGCGAGGAGAGCGTGCTGCTCACTTTGCGGGCCCACGACGGTCAGCTCATCGGATGCGGGTGGGCCGTCGTGGGCATCGGCACGCACGCGCACACCGCCACCGTGAGTCACCTCTGTGTGCGCACCCCGGGCCGAGGCCACGGCCGGATGTTGTTGGCCGGCCTGCACGGCCTGCTGCGACGTGAACATCCGCAGGTCGAACTGGTGGCTGCCGAAACGCAGGGGGACCCGCGCGCCGAAGGCTTGCTGAGCGCCTTGGGTTATCGCGAGGTGGGGCGTCTGCCCGGGTTCGTCAAGGTTCCTACGAAAGAGCCCGCAGACCAGGTCATCTTCTTGCGCGCGCTCACCCCGAGCGCCTTCACCGGCTCGGGTTGA
- the hflX gene encoding GTPase HflX: protein MTNSDIFDAKASALSDSDDWHSKDPDFLSFDGDQLEREERAAMRRVAGLSTELDDVTEVEYRQLRLERVVLAGVWCEGTLAEAENSLRELAALAETAGSSVLAGVVQRRQRPDPATYLGSGKAEELAEIVRAEGADTVVCDDELAPSQRRALEDVVKVKVIDRTALILDIFAQHAKSREGKAQVELAQLQYLLPRLRGWGESMSRQAGGQVSGGAGMGSRGPGETKIELDRRRINQRISKLKREIRDMKTVRDTKRSSRTAGGVPSVAIAGYTNAGKSSLLNRLTGAGVLVENQLFATLDPTVRRAQTEDGREYTLADTVGFVRSLPHQLVEAFRSTLEEVAEADLLLHVVDGSHPSPAGQISAVRAVLMDVLGEHGREWPTEVIVINKADAADPEVLDSLRRQEKHSVVVSARTGEGLAELRQIIADELPRPNVALELLIPYDRGEIVNDLHVNAEIRAEEHTGEGTRLSVLVMAHQVEELRCFAV, encoded by the coding sequence ATGACGAACTCAGACATCTTCGATGCCAAGGCGTCCGCGCTCTCCGACAGCGACGACTGGCACAGCAAAGACCCCGATTTCCTCTCCTTCGACGGAGACCAGCTCGAACGCGAGGAGCGCGCCGCGATGCGTCGCGTCGCGGGGTTGTCGACCGAACTCGATGACGTCACCGAGGTCGAGTACCGCCAGCTGCGGCTGGAGCGGGTGGTGCTCGCCGGGGTGTGGTGCGAGGGCACGTTGGCCGAGGCGGAGAACTCACTGCGGGAGTTGGCCGCCTTGGCAGAAACCGCTGGATCCAGCGTGCTGGCCGGGGTGGTGCAACGCCGCCAACGCCCGGACCCCGCCACCTATCTCGGTTCGGGTAAGGCCGAGGAGCTGGCCGAGATCGTGCGCGCCGAAGGCGCCGACACCGTGGTGTGCGACGACGAACTCGCCCCGAGCCAGCGCCGGGCTCTCGAAGATGTCGTCAAGGTCAAGGTCATCGACCGCACCGCGTTGATCCTGGACATCTTCGCCCAGCACGCCAAGAGCCGAGAGGGCAAAGCCCAGGTCGAGCTGGCGCAACTGCAGTACCTGCTGCCGCGACTGCGCGGTTGGGGTGAATCGATGTCCCGGCAGGCCGGTGGACAGGTCTCCGGAGGGGCCGGGATGGGCTCGCGCGGCCCCGGTGAGACCAAGATCGAACTCGACCGGCGCCGGATCAACCAGCGGATCAGCAAACTCAAGCGCGAGATCCGCGACATGAAGACCGTTCGAGACACCAAACGTAGTTCGCGCACAGCCGGTGGGGTGCCCTCGGTGGCTATCGCCGGCTACACCAACGCCGGGAAGTCCTCCCTGCTGAACCGGCTGACCGGCGCCGGGGTGTTGGTCGAGAACCAACTCTTCGCCACGCTGGACCCGACCGTGCGCCGGGCCCAGACCGAGGACGGTCGCGAATACACCCTCGCCGACACCGTCGGTTTCGTGCGCTCACTGCCCCATCAGCTCGTCGAGGCCTTCCGCTCCACGCTGGAGGAGGTCGCCGAGGCAGACCTGCTGTTGCATGTCGTGGACGGTTCCCACCCGAGCCCAGCCGGACAGATCAGCGCGGTACGCGCGGTGCTCATGGACGTTTTGGGCGAACACGGGCGGGAATGGCCGACTGAGGTCATCGTCATCAACAAGGCCGACGCGGCCGACCCCGAAGTGTTGGATTCGCTGCGTCGTCAGGAGAAGCACTCGGTCGTCGTCTCGGCTCGTACCGGGGAAGGCTTGGCGGAGCTGCGGCAGATCATTGCCGATGAGCTGCCGCGGCCCAACGTCGCGCTGGAACTGCTCATCCCCTACGACCGCGGCGAGATCGTCAACGACCTGCACGTCAACGCCGAGATCCGCGCTGAAGAGCACACCGGCGAAGGCACTCGGTTGAGCGTTCTCGTGATGGCGCACCAGGTCGAGGAACTCCGCTGCTTCGCAGTTTGA